From Daphnia pulicaria isolate SC F1-1A chromosome 4, SC_F0-13Bv2, whole genome shotgun sequence, one genomic window encodes:
- the LOC124336947 gene encoding RNA binding protein fox-1 homolog 1-like isoform X7 produces MAASIAALPTAAHNNSINNNGGNNMSEKAAKQSEQCSSSSDSEMMSISLQMEEPTNNEMTSTGSIADEASPIESLKPIITISGSFTDGNSHMVQAGLAPPYAQYGQGGGDAAALAQAAAQAAAQAAAAQAAGVAVPTSQGPNNVGGGVGGGGPNCGGLKLEKDDANGSMAMTMASTSSCNTSTSTSCVLSGSVGVPSLGSQAAVAAALDSLSGGAAAAALSLGGIDQSSLAAELNAAFGLNLSHQLGAGQQQQQQQQQQDVMVGNGDVNGDPSGCVAAAAAAAQAVAAATNTGCSVSSSNTTPTSGMITTIDLSSGSSSSVGVGSGVVVQTSGAGSVAGGSSSPKEMPKRLHVSNIPFRFRDPDLRAMFGQFGPILDVEIIFNERGSKGFGFVTFASSADADRAREKLHGTVVEGRKIEVNNATARVQTKKPATLPNEEQEFKSSQFHLGLEAAAALRGVALQRGRVQRAAAAASYPAAAAAAAAAAMARPQLTAASLQGAYYDNLMAQVQAQAQAQASDAYRLQVGQQYTSQQIQAGYLSQAAAAANYTAAANAAARAYGAAAAAQPSTMAAYAAVPANYGADPYLGHSIGPVPTYGISNSAELQSVNKLAAMYRSSYNRFTPY; encoded by the exons ATGGCGGCCTCCATTGCAGCTCTGCCAACAGCGGCGCACAATAACAGTATCAACAACAATGGTGGCAACAACATGAGTGAAAAAGCAGCTAAGCAATCAGAGCAgtgcagtagcagcagcgatTCGGAAATGATGAGCATTTCACTGCAAATGGAAGAACCCACCAACAATGAAATGACTTCCACTGGCAGCATCGCAGACGAGGCGTCCCCCATCGAATCATTGAAACCCATCATCACAATTAGCGGCAGTTTCACTGACGGTAACTCG CACATGGTGCAGGCCGGATTGGCTCCGCCCTATGCCCAGTACGGACAGGGCGGAGGTGATGCAGCGGCGCTGGCCCAAGCGGCTGCCCAGGCGGCGGCTCAGGCAGCGGCGGCCCAAGCGGCCGGTGTCGCCGTTCCGACCAGCCAGGGCCCAAACAATGTCGGCGGTGGCGTAGGTGGCGGCGGCCCCAACTGCGGGGGCTTGAAATTGGAGAAGGACGACGCCAACGGATCCATGGCCATGACCATGGCCTCGACCAGTTCGTGTAATACTTCAACGTCCACGAGCTGCGTCCTATCGGGGTCAGTGGGAGTGCCGTCACTCGGCTCCCAGGCCGCAGTGGCAGCCGCTTTGGACAGCCTTTCCGGCGGAGCCGCAGCAGCTGCTCTTAGTCTCGGAGGCATCGATCAATCTTCACTAGCC gCGGAATTGAATGCGGCATTCGGATTGAACTTGTCGCATCAGCTAGGAGCcggacagcaacaacagcagcagcaacagcagcaggacGTGATGGTGGGCAATGGTGATGTCAATGGCGATCCTAGCGGTTGCGTAGCGGCCGCAGCGGCTGCGGCTCAGGCCGTGGCGGCTGCCACCAACACGGGCTGCTCGGTCTCATCCAGCAACACAACACCAACGTCCGGAATGATCACCACCATTGACCTGTCATCGGGATCTTCGTCATCGGTCGGCGTCGGCTCTGGAGTGGTGGTGCAGACGAGCGGAGCCGGAAGCGTCGCCGGCGGCTCTTCCTCTCCCAAAGAGATGCCCAAACGCCTCCACGTTTCCAACATCCCCTTCCGCTTCAGGGATCCCGATCTGAGAGCCATGTTCGGG CAATTTGGACCCATCCTCGACGTGGAGATCATCTTTAACGAGCGCGGATCCAAG GGGTTCGGTTTTGTAACGTTCGCAAGTAGTGCTGATGCGGACCGCGCACGAGAGAAGCTTCATGGCACCGTGGTTGAGGGACGCAAAATTGAG GTCAATAACGCGACGGCCAGAGTACAAACCAAAAAACCCGCCACTCTTCCTAacg AAGAGCAAGAATTTAAGTCATCCCAATTCCACTTGGGACTGGAAGCCGCTGCAGCTTTGCGAGGCGTTGCCCTTCAACGCGGACGGGTCCAGCGAGCCGCTGCGGCCGCTTCCTACCCTgcagctgctgccgccgctgctgccgccgctatGGCCCGACCTCAGCTCACTGCCGCTTCGCTACA GGGAGCGTACTACGATAATTTGATGGCCCAGGTCCAAGCCCAAGCGCAAGCCCAGGCCAGCGACGCCTACAGACTGCAGGTAGGACAACAATAT ACGTCGCAACAAATTCAGGCGGGCTATCTGAGTcaggccgccgctgctgccaaTTACACCGCGGCGGCCAATGCGGCAGCCCGGGCTTACGGAGCCGCTGCAGCTGCCCAACCTTCAACAATGGCCGCCTACGCTGCCGTCCCCGCAAA TTACGGAGCCGATCCGTATTTGGGGCACAGCATCGGACCGGTGCCCACGTACGGAATTAGCAATTCCGCCGAACTGCAATCCGTCAACAAATTG GCTGCCATGTACCGAAGTAGTTACAACAGATTCACACCCTATTGA
- the LOC124336947 gene encoding maternal protein pumilio-like isoform X9 — MAASIAALPTAAHNNSINNNGGNNMSEKAAKQSEQCSSSSDSEMMSISLQMEEPTNNEMTSTGSIADEASPIESLKPIITISGSFTDGNSHMVQAGLAPPYAQYGQGGGDAAALAQAAAQAAAQAAAAQAAGVAVPTSQGPNNVGGGVGGGGPNCGGLKLEKDDANGSMAMTMASTSSCNTSTSTSCVLSGSVGVPSLGSQAAVAAALDSLSGGAAAAALSLGGIDQSSLAAELNAAFGLNLSHQLGAGQQQQQQQQQQDVMVGNGDVNGDPSGCVAAAAAAAQAVAAATNTGCSVSSSNTTPTSGMITTIDLSSGSSSSVGVGSGVVVQTSGAGSVAGGSSSPKEMPKRLHVSNIPFRFRDPDLRAMFGQFGPILDVEIIFNERGSKGFGFVTFASSADADRAREKLHGTVVEGRKIEVNNATARVQTKKPATLPNEEQEFKSSQFHLGLEAAAALRGVALQRGRVQRAAAAASYPAAAAAAAAAAMARPQLTAASLQGAYYDNLMAQVQAQAQAQASDAYRLQVGQQYAGYLSQAAAAANYTAAANAAARAYGAAAAAQPSTMAAYAAVPANYGADPYLGHSIGPVPTYGISNSAELQSVNKLAAMYRSSYNRFTPY, encoded by the exons ATGGCGGCCTCCATTGCAGCTCTGCCAACAGCGGCGCACAATAACAGTATCAACAACAATGGTGGCAACAACATGAGTGAAAAAGCAGCTAAGCAATCAGAGCAgtgcagtagcagcagcgatTCGGAAATGATGAGCATTTCACTGCAAATGGAAGAACCCACCAACAATGAAATGACTTCCACTGGCAGCATCGCAGACGAGGCGTCCCCCATCGAATCATTGAAACCCATCATCACAATTAGCGGCAGTTTCACTGACGGTAACTCG CACATGGTGCAGGCCGGATTGGCTCCGCCCTATGCCCAGTACGGACAGGGCGGAGGTGATGCAGCGGCGCTGGCCCAAGCGGCTGCCCAGGCGGCGGCTCAGGCAGCGGCGGCCCAAGCGGCCGGTGTCGCCGTTCCGACCAGCCAGGGCCCAAACAATGTCGGCGGTGGCGTAGGTGGCGGCGGCCCCAACTGCGGGGGCTTGAAATTGGAGAAGGACGACGCCAACGGATCCATGGCCATGACCATGGCCTCGACCAGTTCGTGTAATACTTCAACGTCCACGAGCTGCGTCCTATCGGGGTCAGTGGGAGTGCCGTCACTCGGCTCCCAGGCCGCAGTGGCAGCCGCTTTGGACAGCCTTTCCGGCGGAGCCGCAGCAGCTGCTCTTAGTCTCGGAGGCATCGATCAATCTTCACTAGCC gCGGAATTGAATGCGGCATTCGGATTGAACTTGTCGCATCAGCTAGGAGCcggacagcaacaacagcagcagcaacagcagcaggacGTGATGGTGGGCAATGGTGATGTCAATGGCGATCCTAGCGGTTGCGTAGCGGCCGCAGCGGCTGCGGCTCAGGCCGTGGCGGCTGCCACCAACACGGGCTGCTCGGTCTCATCCAGCAACACAACACCAACGTCCGGAATGATCACCACCATTGACCTGTCATCGGGATCTTCGTCATCGGTCGGCGTCGGCTCTGGAGTGGTGGTGCAGACGAGCGGAGCCGGAAGCGTCGCCGGCGGCTCTTCCTCTCCCAAAGAGATGCCCAAACGCCTCCACGTTTCCAACATCCCCTTCCGCTTCAGGGATCCCGATCTGAGAGCCATGTTCGGG CAATTTGGACCCATCCTCGACGTGGAGATCATCTTTAACGAGCGCGGATCCAAG GGGTTCGGTTTTGTAACGTTCGCAAGTAGTGCTGATGCGGACCGCGCACGAGAGAAGCTTCATGGCACCGTGGTTGAGGGACGCAAAATTGAG GTCAATAACGCGACGGCCAGAGTACAAACCAAAAAACCCGCCACTCTTCCTAacg AAGAGCAAGAATTTAAGTCATCCCAATTCCACTTGGGACTGGAAGCCGCTGCAGCTTTGCGAGGCGTTGCCCTTCAACGCGGACGGGTCCAGCGAGCCGCTGCGGCCGCTTCCTACCCTgcagctgctgccgccgctgctgccgccgctatGGCCCGACCTCAGCTCACTGCCGCTTCGCTACA GGGAGCGTACTACGATAATTTGATGGCCCAGGTCCAAGCCCAAGCGCAAGCCCAGGCCAGCGACGCCTACAGACTGCAGGTAGGACAACAATAT GCGGGCTATCTGAGTcaggccgccgctgctgccaaTTACACCGCGGCGGCCAATGCGGCAGCCCGGGCTTACGGAGCCGCTGCAGCTGCCCAACCTTCAACAATGGCCGCCTACGCTGCCGTCCCCGCAAA TTACGGAGCCGATCCGTATTTGGGGCACAGCATCGGACCGGTGCCCACGTACGGAATTAGCAATTCCGCCGAACTGCAATCCGTCAACAAATTG GCTGCCATGTACCGAAGTAGTTACAACAGATTCACACCCTATTGA
- the LOC124336947 gene encoding RNA binding protein fox-1 homolog 1-like isoform X6 has protein sequence MSPSSSAATAMSTTTTLTMFETCCTMDQWQQIGYFTYKAKLRQDINDDWIDIDHDIWHMVQAGLAPPYAQYGQGGGDAAALAQAAAQAAAQAAAAQAAGVAVPTSQGPNNVGGGVGGGGPNCGGLKLEKDDANGSMAMTMASTSSCNTSTSTSCVLSGSVGVPSLGSQAAVAAALDSLSGGAAAAALSLGGIDQSSLAAELNAAFGLNLSHQLGAGQQQQQQQQQQDVMVGNGDVNGDPSGCVAAAAAAAQAVAAATNTGCSVSSSNTTPTSGMITTIDLSSGSSSSVGVGSGVVVQTSGAGSVAGGSSSPKEMPKRLHVSNIPFRFRDPDLRAMFGQFGPILDVEIIFNERGSKGFGFVTFASSADADRAREKLHGTVVEGRKIEVNNATARVQTKKPATLPNEEQEFKSSQFHLGLEAAAALRGVALQRGRVQRAAAAASYPAAAAAAAAAAMARPQLTAASLQGAYYDNLMAQVQAQAQAQASDAYRLQVGQQYQQLAAAAAAAAATQRPPTLSPSLASVLSRNSQSTTSQQIQAGYLSQAAAAANYTAAANAAARAYGAAAAAQPSTMAAYAAVPANYGADPYLGHSIGPVPTYGISNSAELQSVNKLAAMYRSSYNRFTPY, from the exons ATGTCGCCCTCATCATCCGCTGCCACCGCCATGTCGACGACCACCACGTTGACCATGTTCGAAACGTGTTGCACGATGGACCAGTGGCAGCAGATCGGCTACTTTACTTACAAGGCTAAACTAAGACAGGATATTAACGACGATTGGATCGATATCGATCACGACATTTGG CACATGGTGCAGGCCGGATTGGCTCCGCCCTATGCCCAGTACGGACAGGGCGGAGGTGATGCAGCGGCGCTGGCCCAAGCGGCTGCCCAGGCGGCGGCTCAGGCAGCGGCGGCCCAAGCGGCCGGTGTCGCCGTTCCGACCAGCCAGGGCCCAAACAATGTCGGCGGTGGCGTAGGTGGCGGCGGCCCCAACTGCGGGGGCTTGAAATTGGAGAAGGACGACGCCAACGGATCCATGGCCATGACCATGGCCTCGACCAGTTCGTGTAATACTTCAACGTCCACGAGCTGCGTCCTATCGGGGTCAGTGGGAGTGCCGTCACTCGGCTCCCAGGCCGCAGTGGCAGCCGCTTTGGACAGCCTTTCCGGCGGAGCCGCAGCAGCTGCTCTTAGTCTCGGAGGCATCGATCAATCTTCACTAGCC gCGGAATTGAATGCGGCATTCGGATTGAACTTGTCGCATCAGCTAGGAGCcggacagcaacaacagcagcagcaacagcagcaggacGTGATGGTGGGCAATGGTGATGTCAATGGCGATCCTAGCGGTTGCGTAGCGGCCGCAGCGGCTGCGGCTCAGGCCGTGGCGGCTGCCACCAACACGGGCTGCTCGGTCTCATCCAGCAACACAACACCAACGTCCGGAATGATCACCACCATTGACCTGTCATCGGGATCTTCGTCATCGGTCGGCGTCGGCTCTGGAGTGGTGGTGCAGACGAGCGGAGCCGGAAGCGTCGCCGGCGGCTCTTCCTCTCCCAAAGAGATGCCCAAACGCCTCCACGTTTCCAACATCCCCTTCCGCTTCAGGGATCCCGATCTGAGAGCCATGTTCGGG CAATTTGGACCCATCCTCGACGTGGAGATCATCTTTAACGAGCGCGGATCCAAG GGGTTCGGTTTTGTAACGTTCGCAAGTAGTGCTGATGCGGACCGCGCACGAGAGAAGCTTCATGGCACCGTGGTTGAGGGACGCAAAATTGAG GTCAATAACGCGACGGCCAGAGTACAAACCAAAAAACCCGCCACTCTTCCTAacg AAGAGCAAGAATTTAAGTCATCCCAATTCCACTTGGGACTGGAAGCCGCTGCAGCTTTGCGAGGCGTTGCCCTTCAACGCGGACGGGTCCAGCGAGCCGCTGCGGCCGCTTCCTACCCTgcagctgctgccgccgctgctgccgccgctatGGCCCGACCTCAGCTCACTGCCGCTTCGCTACA GGGAGCGTACTACGATAATTTGATGGCCCAGGTCCAAGCCCAAGCGCAAGCCCAGGCCAGCGACGCCTACAGACTGCAGGTAGGACAACAATAT CAGCaactggcagcagcagccgccgcgGCCGCCGCTACTCAGCGACCGCCCACTCTCTCGCCGTCGCTTGCATCCGTACTGTCACGCAACTCCCAGTCCACA ACGTCGCAACAAATTCAGGCGGGCTATCTGAGTcaggccgccgctgctgccaaTTACACCGCGGCGGCCAATGCGGCAGCCCGGGCTTACGGAGCCGCTGCAGCTGCCCAACCTTCAACAATGGCCGCCTACGCTGCCGTCCCCGCAAA TTACGGAGCCGATCCGTATTTGGGGCACAGCATCGGACCGGTGCCCACGTACGGAATTAGCAATTCCGCCGAACTGCAATCCGTCAACAAATTG GCTGCCATGTACCGAAGTAGTTACAACAGATTCACACCCTATTGA
- the LOC124336947 gene encoding maternal protein pumilio-like isoform X10 — MAASIAALPTAAHNNSINNNGGNNMSEKAAKQSEQCSSSSDSEMMSISLQMEEPTNNEMTSTGSIADEASPIESLKPIITISGSFTDGNSHMVQAGLAPPYAQYGQGGGDAAALAQAAAQAAAQAAAAQAAGVAVPTSQGPNNVGGGVGGGGPNCGGLKLEKDDANGSMAMTMASTSSCNTSTSTSCVLSGSVGVPSLGSQAAVAAALDSLSGGAAAAALSLGGIDQSSLAAELNAAFGLNLSHQLGAGQQQQQQQQQQDVMVGNGDVNGDPSGCVAAAAAAAQAVAAATNTGCSVSSSNTTPTSGMITTIDLSSGSSSSVGVGSGVVVQTSGAGSVAGGSSSPKEMPKRLHVSNIPFRFRDPDLRAMFGQFGPILDVEIIFNERGSKGFGFVTFASSADADRAREKLHGTVVEGRKIEVNNATARVQTKKPATLPNEEQEFKSSQFHLGLEAAAALRGVALQRGRVQRAAAAASYPAAAAAAAAAAMARPQLTAASLQGAYYDNLMAQVQAQAQAQASDAYRLQAGYLSQAAAAANYTAAANAAARAYGAAAAAQPSTMAAYAAVPANYGADPYLGHSIGPVPTYGISNSAELQSVNKLAAMYRSSYNRFTPY, encoded by the exons ATGGCGGCCTCCATTGCAGCTCTGCCAACAGCGGCGCACAATAACAGTATCAACAACAATGGTGGCAACAACATGAGTGAAAAAGCAGCTAAGCAATCAGAGCAgtgcagtagcagcagcgatTCGGAAATGATGAGCATTTCACTGCAAATGGAAGAACCCACCAACAATGAAATGACTTCCACTGGCAGCATCGCAGACGAGGCGTCCCCCATCGAATCATTGAAACCCATCATCACAATTAGCGGCAGTTTCACTGACGGTAACTCG CACATGGTGCAGGCCGGATTGGCTCCGCCCTATGCCCAGTACGGACAGGGCGGAGGTGATGCAGCGGCGCTGGCCCAAGCGGCTGCCCAGGCGGCGGCTCAGGCAGCGGCGGCCCAAGCGGCCGGTGTCGCCGTTCCGACCAGCCAGGGCCCAAACAATGTCGGCGGTGGCGTAGGTGGCGGCGGCCCCAACTGCGGGGGCTTGAAATTGGAGAAGGACGACGCCAACGGATCCATGGCCATGACCATGGCCTCGACCAGTTCGTGTAATACTTCAACGTCCACGAGCTGCGTCCTATCGGGGTCAGTGGGAGTGCCGTCACTCGGCTCCCAGGCCGCAGTGGCAGCCGCTTTGGACAGCCTTTCCGGCGGAGCCGCAGCAGCTGCTCTTAGTCTCGGAGGCATCGATCAATCTTCACTAGCC gCGGAATTGAATGCGGCATTCGGATTGAACTTGTCGCATCAGCTAGGAGCcggacagcaacaacagcagcagcaacagcagcaggacGTGATGGTGGGCAATGGTGATGTCAATGGCGATCCTAGCGGTTGCGTAGCGGCCGCAGCGGCTGCGGCTCAGGCCGTGGCGGCTGCCACCAACACGGGCTGCTCGGTCTCATCCAGCAACACAACACCAACGTCCGGAATGATCACCACCATTGACCTGTCATCGGGATCTTCGTCATCGGTCGGCGTCGGCTCTGGAGTGGTGGTGCAGACGAGCGGAGCCGGAAGCGTCGCCGGCGGCTCTTCCTCTCCCAAAGAGATGCCCAAACGCCTCCACGTTTCCAACATCCCCTTCCGCTTCAGGGATCCCGATCTGAGAGCCATGTTCGGG CAATTTGGACCCATCCTCGACGTGGAGATCATCTTTAACGAGCGCGGATCCAAG GGGTTCGGTTTTGTAACGTTCGCAAGTAGTGCTGATGCGGACCGCGCACGAGAGAAGCTTCATGGCACCGTGGTTGAGGGACGCAAAATTGAG GTCAATAACGCGACGGCCAGAGTACAAACCAAAAAACCCGCCACTCTTCCTAacg AAGAGCAAGAATTTAAGTCATCCCAATTCCACTTGGGACTGGAAGCCGCTGCAGCTTTGCGAGGCGTTGCCCTTCAACGCGGACGGGTCCAGCGAGCCGCTGCGGCCGCTTCCTACCCTgcagctgctgccgccgctgctgccgccgctatGGCCCGACCTCAGCTCACTGCCGCTTCGCTACA GGGAGCGTACTACGATAATTTGATGGCCCAGGTCCAAGCCCAAGCGCAAGCCCAGGCCAGCGACGCCTACAGACTGCAG GCGGGCTATCTGAGTcaggccgccgctgctgccaaTTACACCGCGGCGGCCAATGCGGCAGCCCGGGCTTACGGAGCCGCTGCAGCTGCCCAACCTTCAACAATGGCCGCCTACGCTGCCGTCCCCGCAAA TTACGGAGCCGATCCGTATTTGGGGCACAGCATCGGACCGGTGCCCACGTACGGAATTAGCAATTCCGCCGAACTGCAATCCGTCAACAAATTG GCTGCCATGTACCGAAGTAGTTACAACAGATTCACACCCTATTGA
- the LOC124336947 gene encoding RNA binding protein fox-1 homolog 1-like isoform X3, which produces MAASIAALPTAAHNNSINNNGGNNMSEKAAKQSEQCSSSSDSEMMSISLQMEEPTNNEMTSTGSIADEASPIESLKPIITISGSFTDGNSHMVQAGLAPPYAQYGQGGGDAAALAQAAAQAAAQAAAAQAAGVAVPTSQGPNNVGGGVGGGGPNCGGLKLEKDDANGSMAMTMASTSSCNTSTSTSCVLSGSVGVPSLGSQAAVAAALDSLSGGAAAAALSLGGIDQSSLAAELNAAFGLNLSHQLGAGQQQQQQQQQQDVMVGNGDVNGDPSGCVAAAAAAAQAVAAATNTGCSVSSSNTTPTSGMITTIDLSSGSSSSVGVGSGVVVQTSGAGSVAGGSSSPKEMPKRLHVSNIPFRFRDPDLRAMFGQFGPILDVEIIFNERGSKGFGFVTFASSADADRAREKLHGTVVEGRKIEVNNATARVQTKKPATLPNEEQEFKSSQFHLGLEAAAALRGVALQRGRVQRAAAAASYPAAAAAAAAAAMARPQLTAASLQGAYYDNLMAQVQAQAQAQASDAYRLQVGQQYQQLAAAAAAAAATQRPPTLSPSLASVLSRNSQSTAGYLSQAAAAANYTAAANAAARAYGAAAAAQPSTMAAYAAVPANYGADPYLGHSIGPVPTYGISNSAELQSVNKLAAMYRSSYNRFTPY; this is translated from the exons ATGGCGGCCTCCATTGCAGCTCTGCCAACAGCGGCGCACAATAACAGTATCAACAACAATGGTGGCAACAACATGAGTGAAAAAGCAGCTAAGCAATCAGAGCAgtgcagtagcagcagcgatTCGGAAATGATGAGCATTTCACTGCAAATGGAAGAACCCACCAACAATGAAATGACTTCCACTGGCAGCATCGCAGACGAGGCGTCCCCCATCGAATCATTGAAACCCATCATCACAATTAGCGGCAGTTTCACTGACGGTAACTCG CACATGGTGCAGGCCGGATTGGCTCCGCCCTATGCCCAGTACGGACAGGGCGGAGGTGATGCAGCGGCGCTGGCCCAAGCGGCTGCCCAGGCGGCGGCTCAGGCAGCGGCGGCCCAAGCGGCCGGTGTCGCCGTTCCGACCAGCCAGGGCCCAAACAATGTCGGCGGTGGCGTAGGTGGCGGCGGCCCCAACTGCGGGGGCTTGAAATTGGAGAAGGACGACGCCAACGGATCCATGGCCATGACCATGGCCTCGACCAGTTCGTGTAATACTTCAACGTCCACGAGCTGCGTCCTATCGGGGTCAGTGGGAGTGCCGTCACTCGGCTCCCAGGCCGCAGTGGCAGCCGCTTTGGACAGCCTTTCCGGCGGAGCCGCAGCAGCTGCTCTTAGTCTCGGAGGCATCGATCAATCTTCACTAGCC gCGGAATTGAATGCGGCATTCGGATTGAACTTGTCGCATCAGCTAGGAGCcggacagcaacaacagcagcagcaacagcagcaggacGTGATGGTGGGCAATGGTGATGTCAATGGCGATCCTAGCGGTTGCGTAGCGGCCGCAGCGGCTGCGGCTCAGGCCGTGGCGGCTGCCACCAACACGGGCTGCTCGGTCTCATCCAGCAACACAACACCAACGTCCGGAATGATCACCACCATTGACCTGTCATCGGGATCTTCGTCATCGGTCGGCGTCGGCTCTGGAGTGGTGGTGCAGACGAGCGGAGCCGGAAGCGTCGCCGGCGGCTCTTCCTCTCCCAAAGAGATGCCCAAACGCCTCCACGTTTCCAACATCCCCTTCCGCTTCAGGGATCCCGATCTGAGAGCCATGTTCGGG CAATTTGGACCCATCCTCGACGTGGAGATCATCTTTAACGAGCGCGGATCCAAG GGGTTCGGTTTTGTAACGTTCGCAAGTAGTGCTGATGCGGACCGCGCACGAGAGAAGCTTCATGGCACCGTGGTTGAGGGACGCAAAATTGAG GTCAATAACGCGACGGCCAGAGTACAAACCAAAAAACCCGCCACTCTTCCTAacg AAGAGCAAGAATTTAAGTCATCCCAATTCCACTTGGGACTGGAAGCCGCTGCAGCTTTGCGAGGCGTTGCCCTTCAACGCGGACGGGTCCAGCGAGCCGCTGCGGCCGCTTCCTACCCTgcagctgctgccgccgctgctgccgccgctatGGCCCGACCTCAGCTCACTGCCGCTTCGCTACA GGGAGCGTACTACGATAATTTGATGGCCCAGGTCCAAGCCCAAGCGCAAGCCCAGGCCAGCGACGCCTACAGACTGCAGGTAGGACAACAATAT CAGCaactggcagcagcagccgccgcgGCCGCCGCTACTCAGCGACCGCCCACTCTCTCGCCGTCGCTTGCATCCGTACTGTCACGCAACTCCCAGTCCACA GCGGGCTATCTGAGTcaggccgccgctgctgccaaTTACACCGCGGCGGCCAATGCGGCAGCCCGGGCTTACGGAGCCGCTGCAGCTGCCCAACCTTCAACAATGGCCGCCTACGCTGCCGTCCCCGCAAA TTACGGAGCCGATCCGTATTTGGGGCACAGCATCGGACCGGTGCCCACGTACGGAATTAGCAATTCCGCCGAACTGCAATCCGTCAACAAATTG GCTGCCATGTACCGAAGTAGTTACAACAGATTCACACCCTATTGA